Genomic DNA from Longimicrobiaceae bacterium:
AACGCGCCGCCGTGGATGAACACCATCACCGGCAGCTTGCTCGTGCTGGTGGCGCCGGACGGCGTCCACACGTTCAGGAAGAGGCAGCTCTCCGACTGGTTGGTCAGGTTCGGCGCCTGCGCCTGCGGGCAGACGGGGCCGAACGCGGTCGCCTGCAAGGTGCCGCTGAGGGTGCTGTCCGCCGTCGCCTGCCAGCGCCGCGCGCCCACCGGCGGCTTCGCGTACGGGATGCCCACGTACGCGGGCGACGTGTACGACGTGCTGCCGACCGTCGCAGTGTCCGTCATCCCGCACACCTTCGCGCCGCCGGGCAGCGTCACGCATCCCTGCGCCTTCGCCGCGCCTGGCGCGCCCAGGAGCGCGAGGGCCGCAGCTG
This window encodes:
- a CDS encoding carboxylesterase family protein, coding for MTDTATVGSTSYTSPAYVGIPYAKPPVGARRWQATADSTLSGTLQATAFGPVCPQAQAPNLTNQSESCLFLNVWTPSGATSTSKLPVMVFIHGGA